The Pseudomonas allokribbensis genome has a window encoding:
- a CDS encoding non-ribosomal peptide synthetase, with product MLDNTSLRGTNPAQPDVSSLIPFDTDLCVHGLFEAQVLRNPEAIAVRWQEEALSYRDLNTRANRLAHHLCSLGVGPDVRVGLCLERSLEMLVGVLAVLKAGGAYVPLDPAYPTARLAHMLADSAPPVVLTQSQARHVLLAALEQSATAPTVLDLGDSTHWASQSADNPDPYATGLTPRHLAYVIYTSGSTGTPKGVMVEHRGLIAVSAAWARLYALGEPINHLQMAGFSFDVFSADLIRALGFGGTLVLCPRDTLMDPPALYRLMREAQIGFADFVPALLNPLLVWVEESGHDLSFLRTVVCGSDIWTAHSARQLRRLCGERVQIVQAYGVTEASIDSTCFEFTDASQVDTVLPIGRALPNTRIYLLDAQSAPVAEGVAGELYIGGVGVARGYLNLPQLTAERFIDNPFVAGERVYRTGDLARYRADGQLEFLGRNDSQAKLRGLRLELGEIETRLADIAGVRESVVLLRQDGLGEPRLVAYYCEKPGTTLSPRSLRDQLKISLPDYMVPTAFVRLHALPLTANGKVDRPNLPAPDVEAFDQRDYQAPQGSLETALAAIWAEVLGVERVGREDQFFALGGHSLLVMRVLAQVRHTLGLEVAPSTLFAAPVLAAFAERLQASQAAARPAIAALSRSGAQTLSSAQQRLWFLAQMEGGNAAYHMPLNLRLRGSLDVAALERSFNQLVARHDALRTTFIAVEGEGRQQVSPPAHSIRLTVTDLQGLDAQERLTRLIDEEGALPFDLSRGPLMRVSLVRLAADDHVLLLTQHHIISDGWSMGVLTRELGQLYEAALQDRDDLLPTLPVQYVDYAVWQKQWLTGEVLEQQNRYWRETLTGAPVLLELPTDHKRPPVQDYLGGFVPLVFDEALTARLKALGMQQGTTLFMTLLAGFSLLLSRLSGQSDVVIGVPSANRPQQELEGLIGFFVNTLALRMTRSGTPSVAQWLQQARRVALEAQEHQDLPFEQVVELLNPPRSLAHSPLFQVLFAWEQDQDSDLLLTGLEVTPVESSHHVAKFDLQLALHERDGQIVGGLEYASGLFERGTVEQFVEYLRRVLTQMVEDSQQSLAGIKLLSAEQHQQIVYDWNRTSRDTSSLPDCMARFETIARQTPDAVALLAEREQLSYGELNRAANRLAHYLIEQGVSPEHRVGLCLERSPQMVIGLLAILKAGAAYVPFDPAYPSERLAFMFSDAAPTMLLTQSSLMAGLPANETKICCLDTDAAQWAQLPTADPQVSVSPENLGYVLYTSGSTGRPKGVAHNRRALDNLIAWQLDQATTPQRVLQFASLNFDVSFQEICSTLCQGGSLLLMTEDSRKDLAALRPTLVAEGVQRAFLPFAVLQQLAGLTEADAPMPAGGCEIITAGEALQINDELRGFVRGLGGAQLHNQYGPTETHVVSQFSLDCNGAESWPDAPPIGRPIANARLYVLDEHLNPVPVGVAGELYIAGTCLARGYLNRPDLTAERFLPDPFTDEPGARMYRSGDLAKFQADGNVQYLGRIDQQVKLRGFRIELGEIDSLLHQQPGVQEAAVLLREDVAGDKRLVAYVVGSATSEFLRAELQRQLPEHMIPSAWVRLSQLPLTRNGKLDRQALPAPERSAGATYEAPRDDIERQMAEIWAEVLKCERVGIHDNFFDLGGHSLLATRMIYAINQRMGAQLSLSSLFQTPVLLDLAAQVSRDDQSIEPAFIQIEPDRGNRHEPFPLTDIQQAYWFGREATVSLGGVSAHGYEELRIPEFDAERFEQTLNRMILRHDMLRVVFLSDGTQQVLAQVPTYRMPRSDLRGLPADVAQRTLEATRERQSHQVLDASRWPLFEFSLSLLDDGITHLHISLDALIVDAASTQILARELMAFYVDPTLELAEPGLTFRDYVLAEQQLRNGRRYEQALGYWRERVTTLAPAPDLPLVRQPESIANPHFTRRDRDMSAAQWTQLKAVAKQFAVTPSVMLLTAFSEVLALWSRTPRFTLSLPLFNRMPLHTDVDEIIGDFTSLVLLEVGIDGTQTFTYKARAVQAQLWRDIDHSVVSGVRVLRELSQARGVQQTAMPIVFNSTLSEAAPELAEFNLADALNAKHMHSITQTPQVWLDHTLLELEGRLLFNWDSIDELFPEGMIEQMFVAYNTLLDRLCEPQAWAANTPQLLPQARLPAPVDIQQTLPLMHELFERQAQATPDALAVIGARQLTYAQLRNEARQLGARLQAQGVLPNRLVAVVMERGWEQVVATLAILYAGGAYLPIEPSQPAERLRHILERAEASLALTQPALLDKIEWPAQVTAIAVTEEVSTDALPLQPVQVNESDLAYVIYTSGSTGQPKGVVIDHRGAVNTLLDINRRFAVGPNDRVLAISSLSFDLSVYDFFGTLAVGAAVVILDPQLTLDPAHWLELIKRHQVSLWNSVPALLGMLVEYVEGGGGALPASLRVAMLSGDWIPLNLPERTWALQPGLQLISLGGATEASIWSICYPVQHVDPAWRSIPYGKALDHQRFYVLDEALQVRPTWVAGQLYIGGIGLAKGYWRDEKLSAGSFFEHPLTGERLYRTGDLGRLLPDGNIEFLGREDNQVKVQGYRIELGEIEAALNRHPGVQSAVVRILGSTLGEKRLAGYVLKADPALQASDFTDYLTDKLPAYMIPTSFTFVEAWPLSSNGKVDKKRLPEPEQIEEQGPALEVEGPQEQRLVEIVQGVLKRESIAANANLLNLGATSIDIVRISNALSGALQFRPHVAQLLAQPTLLHLLGMYRQNRARQELLGNVQQAPEATQDIIEDPQQRVQFKAEQRGRRDFAQALPTLALDLPQDPAFTRRLSDYRSVRQFGAQPIATQAFAHVLAALAQGQLDGEVKYQFPSAGGLYPIQAYLYVKPDRVLGVPGGAYYYDPRQHRLLALQSGLLDPDTYDYFVNRPVYENAAFSLFFIADMAAIRPLYGERSRDFCHIESGAMAQLLSMTAVEQGLGLCGIGSVEEQQLTALFDLGPSHELIYSMIGGLRTADEQHRAPVEAFAIEPVTESLDDEDMEEFEV from the coding sequence ATGCTCGACAACACTTCCTTGCGTGGGACGAATCCCGCGCAGCCCGACGTTTCATCCTTGATTCCGTTCGACACCGATCTGTGCGTGCACGGTCTGTTTGAAGCGCAGGTGCTGCGCAACCCCGAGGCCATTGCCGTACGCTGGCAGGAGGAGGCGCTCAGTTACCGCGATCTCAACACCCGCGCCAATCGCCTGGCCCATCACCTGTGCAGCCTCGGAGTCGGGCCGGACGTGCGGGTCGGGCTTTGTCTTGAGCGCTCGCTGGAGATGCTGGTGGGCGTGCTCGCGGTGCTCAAGGCCGGTGGCGCCTATGTGCCGCTGGACCCGGCGTATCCGACGGCGCGGCTGGCGCACATGCTGGCCGACAGCGCGCCGCCGGTGGTGCTGACCCAGAGCCAGGCGCGGCATGTCTTGTTGGCCGCGCTCGAACAATCGGCCACTGCACCGACGGTGCTCGATCTGGGCGATTCAACACATTGGGCTTCACAGTCAGCTGACAATCCCGATCCCTACGCGACAGGCCTGACACCTCGGCACCTGGCCTATGTGATCTACACCTCGGGGTCGACCGGAACCCCGAAAGGCGTGATGGTCGAGCATCGCGGGCTGATCGCGGTGAGCGCTGCCTGGGCACGACTTTATGCCTTGGGCGAGCCGATCAATCACCTGCAAATGGCCGGTTTTTCCTTCGACGTGTTCAGCGCCGATCTGATTCGTGCGCTGGGGTTTGGCGGCACGCTGGTGCTGTGTCCACGGGACACTTTGATGGACCCGCCGGCCCTGTATCGCCTGATGCGGGAAGCGCAGATCGGTTTTGCCGACTTCGTCCCGGCGCTGCTCAACCCTTTGCTGGTCTGGGTCGAAGAGAGCGGTCATGACTTGTCGTTCCTGCGCACCGTGGTCTGCGGCTCTGACATCTGGACTGCCCACAGCGCACGGCAATTGCGCAGACTGTGCGGTGAGCGGGTGCAGATCGTCCAGGCCTATGGCGTCACCGAAGCGAGCATTGACAGCACCTGTTTCGAGTTCACCGACGCCAGTCAGGTCGACACTGTGCTGCCCATCGGCCGGGCACTGCCCAATACCCGGATTTATTTGCTCGATGCTCAAAGTGCACCTGTTGCGGAGGGTGTCGCAGGCGAGCTGTACATCGGTGGCGTCGGCGTGGCGCGGGGTTATCTGAACCTGCCGCAACTCACCGCCGAGCGCTTCATCGACAACCCGTTCGTGGCGGGTGAACGCGTGTACCGAACCGGGGATCTGGCGCGTTATCGGGCCGACGGCCAACTGGAGTTCCTCGGCCGCAACGACTCCCAGGCCAAGTTGCGCGGCCTGCGCCTGGAGCTGGGAGAAATCGAAACCCGGCTGGCGGACATTGCGGGCGTGCGTGAAAGTGTGGTGCTGCTGCGTCAGGACGGTCTCGGTGAACCTCGACTGGTCGCTTATTACTGCGAAAAACCGGGCACAACGCTGAGCCCGCGTTCCTTGCGTGACCAGCTGAAAATCAGCCTGCCGGATTACATGGTACCGACCGCGTTCGTGCGTCTGCATGCGCTGCCGCTGACCGCCAACGGCAAGGTCGATCGGCCCAATTTGCCGGCACCGGACGTTGAGGCATTCGACCAACGGGATTACCAGGCACCACAAGGCTCGCTGGAAACCGCGCTCGCCGCGATCTGGGCCGAAGTGCTCGGCGTCGAGCGAGTGGGGCGTGAGGATCAGTTCTTTGCCCTCGGCGGTCATTCGCTGCTGGTGATGCGCGTGCTGGCGCAGGTTCGCCATACGCTGGGGCTGGAAGTCGCGCCTTCGACACTGTTTGCCGCGCCCGTTCTGGCAGCGTTCGCCGAACGGCTGCAAGCCAGTCAGGCTGCGGCTCGTCCAGCCATTGCGGCCCTTTCACGGTCGGGCGCGCAAACGTTGTCGTCTGCTCAGCAGCGTCTGTGGTTTCTGGCGCAAATGGAGGGTGGCAACGCGGCGTATCACATGCCGCTGAACCTGCGTTTGCGGGGTTCGCTGGACGTGGCGGCGCTTGAGCGCAGCTTCAATCAACTGGTGGCACGCCATGACGCGCTGCGCACCACCTTCATCGCCGTTGAAGGGGAAGGGCGGCAGCAGGTTTCACCGCCCGCGCACAGCATTCGACTGACCGTAACCGATCTGCAAGGTCTCGATGCTCAGGAGCGTCTCACCCGGTTGATCGACGAGGAGGGCGCCCTGCCGTTCGACCTGAGCCGCGGACCGCTGATGCGCGTAAGCCTGGTTCGACTGGCAGCGGATGACCATGTGTTGCTGCTGACCCAGCACCACATCATCTCCGATGGCTGGTCGATGGGCGTGCTCACCCGGGAACTGGGGCAACTGTACGAAGCGGCGTTGCAGGATCGCGACGATCTGCTGCCGACATTGCCCGTGCAGTACGTGGATTACGCGGTGTGGCAGAAGCAATGGCTGACCGGCGAAGTGCTGGAACAGCAAAACCGCTATTGGCGCGAAACCCTCACCGGCGCACCGGTGCTGCTGGAGTTGCCGACCGATCACAAGCGTCCGCCCGTGCAGGATTACCTCGGCGGTTTTGTGCCGCTGGTCTTTGACGAAGCCTTGACCGCGCGCCTGAAAGCCTTGGGCATGCAGCAAGGCACCACGCTGTTCATGACTTTGCTGGCCGGTTTTTCGCTGCTGCTGTCGCGCCTGTCGGGGCAGAGCGATGTGGTGATCGGCGTGCCATCGGCCAACCGTCCGCAGCAGGAACTGGAAGGGTTGATCGGTTTCTTCGTCAACACCCTGGCCCTGCGCATGACCCGGTCGGGTACGCCATCGGTGGCGCAATGGCTGCAACAGGCGCGACGGGTCGCGCTGGAGGCTCAAGAACATCAGGATCTGCCCTTCGAGCAAGTGGTGGAGTTGCTTAATCCGCCGCGCAGTCTGGCCCACAGCCCACTGTTTCAGGTGCTGTTTGCCTGGGAGCAGGATCAGGATTCCGATCTGCTGCTGACCGGGCTTGAAGTCACGCCGGTCGAGAGCAGTCATCACGTGGCCAAGTTCGATCTGCAACTGGCGCTCCATGAGCGAGACGGACAGATTGTCGGCGGTCTGGAATACGCCTCTGGCCTGTTTGAACGCGGCACTGTCGAGCAGTTTGTCGAGTACCTGCGCCGGGTGCTGACGCAGATGGTCGAGGACAGCCAACAGTCGCTGGCGGGGATCAAGCTGTTGAGCGCCGAGCAACACCAGCAGATCGTTTACGACTGGAACCGTACTTCACGCGATACGTCGTCACTTCCCGATTGCATGGCGCGCTTTGAAACCATTGCCCGGCAAACGCCCGACGCCGTGGCGCTGCTCGCCGAGCGCGAGCAACTGAGCTACGGCGAACTGAATCGCGCCGCCAACCGTCTCGCGCATTACCTGATCGAACAAGGTGTCAGCCCTGAACATCGCGTCGGCCTGTGTCTGGAACGCTCGCCGCAAATGGTCATCGGCCTGTTGGCGATCCTCAAGGCCGGCGCGGCATACGTGCCATTCGACCCGGCTTATCCGAGTGAGCGTCTGGCGTTCATGTTCAGCGATGCCGCGCCGACGATGCTGCTGACGCAATCGAGCCTGATGGCCGGACTGCCGGCCAACGAGACGAAAATCTGCTGCCTGGACACAGACGCAGCGCAATGGGCACAACTCCCAACGGCTGATCCGCAAGTCAGTGTGAGCCCGGAAAACCTCGGCTACGTGCTCTACACCTCCGGCTCCACCGGGCGCCCGAAAGGTGTGGCCCACAACCGTCGCGCGCTGGATAACCTGATCGCCTGGCAACTCGATCAAGCCACGACACCGCAGCGCGTGCTGCAATTCGCCTCGCTGAACTTCGACGTCTCTTTCCAGGAAATCTGCAGCACCCTGTGCCAGGGCGGCAGCCTGTTGCTGATGACTGAAGACAGCCGCAAGGACCTCGCCGCATTGCGCCCGACCCTGGTGGCCGAAGGCGTGCAACGGGCGTTCCTGCCTTTCGCCGTGTTGCAGCAACTTGCCGGCCTGACCGAGGCCGATGCACCGATGCCGGCCGGCGGCTGCGAGATCATCACCGCCGGTGAAGCCCTGCAAATCAACGACGAGCTGCGTGGTTTTGTCCGTGGGCTCGGTGGGGCGCAGTTGCACAACCAGTACGGGCCGACCGAAACCCATGTGGTCAGCCAGTTCAGCCTTGACTGCAACGGGGCCGAATCCTGGCCGGACGCGCCGCCCATTGGCCGTCCCATCGCCAACGCGCGGCTGTACGTGCTGGACGAACATCTGAATCCGGTGCCGGTCGGCGTGGCGGGCGAGTTGTACATTGCTGGCACCTGCCTTGCTCGGGGCTACCTCAATCGCCCGGACCTGACCGCCGAACGCTTCCTGCCGGACCCGTTCACTGACGAACCGGGCGCGCGGATGTACCGCAGCGGTGACCTCGCGAAGTTCCAGGCCGACGGCAACGTGCAGTACCTGGGTCGTATCGATCAACAGGTGAAACTGCGCGGCTTCCGCATCGAGCTCGGCGAGATCGACAGCCTGTTGCACCAGCAACCCGGCGTGCAGGAAGCCGCCGTGCTGTTGCGCGAAGACGTGGCCGGGGACAAGCGTCTGGTGGCCTATGTGGTCGGCTCCGCGACCAGTGAATTCTTGCGTGCCGAACTGCAACGCCAACTGCCCGAACACATGATCCCGAGTGCCTGGGTTCGGCTTTCGCAACTGCCGCTGACCCGCAACGGCAAGCTCGACCGACAGGCGCTGCCGGCACCGGAACGCAGCGCCGGGGCGACGTACGAGGCGCCGCGCGATGACATTGAACGGCAGATGGCCGAAATCTGGGCCGAAGTGCTCAAGTGCGAACGGGTCGGCATCCACGACAACTTCTTCGACCTCGGCGGCCATTCGCTGCTGGCAACTCGGATGATCTACGCGATCAACCAGCGCATGGGCGCGCAGCTGTCACTGAGCAGCCTGTTCCAGACCCCGGTGTTGCTGGATCTGGCTGCGCAGGTCTCGCGTGATGACCAGAGCATTGAACCTGCGTTTATCCAGATCGAGCCGGATCGTGGCAATCGACATGAACCATTCCCCCTGACCGATATCCAGCAGGCCTACTGGTTCGGTCGCGAGGCCACGGTTAGCCTCGGCGGCGTCAGCGCCCACGGCTACGAAGAACTGCGCATTCCTGAATTCGATGCCGAGCGTTTCGAGCAAACACTTAACCGCATGATCCTGCGCCACGACATGCTGCGCGTGGTGTTCCTCAGCGACGGCACGCAACAGGTGCTGGCGCAGGTGCCGACCTATCGCATGCCCCGCAGTGATCTGCGCGGTCTGCCCGCCGACGTGGCGCAACGCACCCTTGAAGCAACCCGCGAACGCCAGTCCCATCAGGTGCTGGATGCCAGTCGCTGGCCGCTGTTCGAGTTCAGCCTGTCGCTGCTCGACGACGGCATCACTCATTTGCACATCAGCCTCGATGCTTTGATCGTCGACGCCGCTAGCACGCAGATTCTGGCTCGCGAATTGATGGCGTTCTACGTCGATCCGACGCTAGAACTGGCTGAGCCGGGCCTGACCTTCCGCGACTATGTGCTGGCCGAACAGCAACTGCGCAACGGCCGCCGCTACGAGCAGGCGCTGGGCTACTGGCGCGAGCGGGTGACCACTCTGGCCCCGGCGCCAGACCTTCCGCTGGTGCGCCAACCCGAAAGCATCGCCAACCCGCACTTCACCCGCCGCGACCGCGACATGTCGGCCGCGCAGTGGACTCAGCTCAAGGCCGTCGCCAAGCAGTTTGCGGTGACGCCGTCGGTGATGCTCCTGACCGCGTTCAGCGAAGTGCTGGCGCTGTGGAGCCGAACGCCGCGCTTCACCTTGAGCCTGCCGCTGTTCAATCGCATGCCTTTGCACACGGATGTCGACGAAATCATCGGCGACTTCACCTCGCTGGTGCTGCTGGAGGTCGGCATCGACGGGACACAAACCTTCACCTACAAGGCCCGCGCGGTGCAGGCGCAGCTGTGGCGCGACATCGACCATTCGGTGGTCAGCGGTGTGCGGGTGCTGCGTGAATTGTCCCAGGCCCGGGGCGTGCAGCAGACGGCGATGCCGATCGTGTTCAACAGCACACTGTCGGAAGCAGCGCCGGAGCTGGCCGAATTCAACCTGGCCGACGCGTTGAATGCCAAACACATGCACAGCATCACCCAGACGCCGCAGGTGTGGCTCGACCACACGTTGCTGGAGCTGGAAGGACGCCTGTTGTTCAACTGGGACAGCATCGACGAACTGTTCCCTGAGGGGATGATTGAGCAGATGTTCGTCGCCTATAACACGCTGCTGGATCGCCTGTGCGAGCCGCAAGCATGGGCGGCGAACACGCCACAACTGTTGCCGCAGGCACGGTTGCCAGCGCCGGTCGACATTCAACAAACGCTGCCGTTGATGCACGAACTGTTCGAACGTCAGGCCCAGGCCACACCGGATGCACTGGCGGTAATCGGCGCGCGACAACTGACTTACGCCCAGCTACGCAACGAGGCCCGGCAACTCGGCGCCCGCCTGCAAGCGCAGGGCGTGCTGCCGAACCGGCTGGTCGCGGTGGTGATGGAGCGCGGTTGGGAGCAAGTGGTCGCGACTCTGGCGATTCTGTATGCCGGTGGCGCTTACCTGCCCATCGAACCGAGTCAGCCAGCAGAGCGGCTGCGGCATATTCTGGAACGGGCGGAGGCGAGTCTGGCCCTGACCCAACCGGCGCTGCTCGACAAGATCGAATGGCCGGCGCAGGTCACGGCCATTGCCGTGACCGAAGAAGTCTCAACCGATGCATTGCCACTGCAACCGGTGCAGGTGAACGAAAGCGACCTCGCCTACGTGATCTACACCTCCGGCTCCACCGGCCAGCCGAAAGGCGTGGTGATCGACCATCGCGGTGCGGTCAACACCTTGCTCGACATCAACCGGCGCTTTGCCGTCGGCCCGAATGATCGCGTGCTGGCGATCTCCTCGCTGAGCTTCGACCTTTCGGTCTATGACTTCTTCGGCACGCTGGCCGTGGGCGCGGCGGTGGTCATCCTCGACCCGCAACTAACCCTTGATCCGGCACACTGGCTCGAATTGATCAAGCGTCATCAGGTCAGCCTGTGGAACTCGGTGCCGGCGTTGCTCGGCATGCTGGTCGAGTACGTGGAGGGCGGGGGCGGTGCGTTACCGGCGAGCCTGCGGGTGGCGATGTTGTCGGGCGACTGGATTCCATTGAACCTGCCCGAGCGGACCTGGGCCTTGCAGCCAGGTTTGCAACTGATCAGCCTGGGCGGCGCTACCGAAGCGTCGATCTGGTCGATCTGCTATCCGGTGCAACACGTCGACCCGGCCTGGCGCAGCATTCCCTACGGCAAGGCTCTCGATCACCAGCGCTTCTACGTGCTGGATGAAGCATTGCAAGTCCGCCCGACCTGGGTCGCGGGACAGCTGTACATTGGCGGTATCGGTCTGGCCAAGGGTTACTGGCGCGATGAAAAACTCAGTGCCGGCAGTTTCTTCGAGCATCCACTGACCGGCGAACGGCTGTATCGCACCGGCGACCTGGGGCGCTTGCTACCGGACGGCAACATTGAATTCCTCGGCCGCGAAGACAATCAGGTCAAGGTTCAGGGCTATCGCATCGAGCTGGGCGAAATCGAAGCCGCGCTCAATCGCCATCCCGGCGTGCAGAGCGCGGTGGTGCGGATTCTTGGCAGCACCCTGGGCGAGAAACGTCTGGCGGGTTATGTGCTCAAGGCCGATCCGGCGTTGCAGGCCAGTGACTTCACCGACTACCTGACGGACAAGCTGCCGGCGTACATGATTCCGACGTCGTTCACCTTCGTCGAAGCCTGGCCGTTGTCCTCCAACGGCAAGGTCGACAAGAAGCGTCTGCCGGAACCTGAGCAAATCGAGGAACAGGGGCCGGCGCTGGAAGTCGAGGGCCCGCAGGAACAGCGACTGGTGGAAATCGTGCAGGGCGTGCTCAAGCGCGAATCCATTGCCGCCAATGCCAACCTGCTGAACCTCGGCGCGACCTCGATCGATATCGTCAGGATCAGCAACGCCTTGTCCGGCGCCTTGCAGTTCCGCCCGCACGTGGCGCAATTGCTGGCCCAGCCGACGTTGCTGCATCTGCTGGGCATGTACCGCCAGAACCGGGCCCGTCAGGAATTGCTCGGCAACGTGCAGCAGGCACCGGAAGCCACGCAGGACATCATCGAAGATCCGCAGCAGCGGGTGCAGTTCAAGGCTGAGCAACGCGGTCGCCGTGATTTCGCTCAAGCCCTGCCGACATTGGCGCTGGACTTGCCGCAAGACCCGGCTTTCACCCGGCGTTTGAGCGATTACCGCTCGGTGCGCCAGTTCGGCGCGCAGCCGATTGCGACTCAAGCGTTCGCGCATGTATTGGCGGCACTGGCCCAGGGGCAACTCGACGGTGAGGTGAAATACCAGTTCCCGTCGGCGGGCGGGTTGTACCCGATTCAGGCCTACCTCTACGTCAAACCGGATCGCGTGCTCGGCGTGCCCGGTGGCGCGTATTACTACGATCCGCGACAGCATCGCTTGCTGGCGCTCCAGAGCGGACTGCTCGACCCGGACACCTACGACTATTTCGTCAATCGTCCGGTGTACGAGAACGCCGCGTTCTCGCTGTTTTTCATCGCCGACATGGCGGCGATTCGTCCGCTGTATGGCGAGCGCAGCCGCGACTTCTGCCACATCGAAAGCGGTGCGATGGCGCAACTGCTGAGCATGACCGCCGTCGAGCAGGGCCTTGGCCTGTGCGGAATCGGTTCGGTCGAGGAGCAGCAACTGACGGCGCTGTTCGACCTCGGGCCAAGCCATGAATTGATCTACTCGATGATCGGCGGGCTGCGCACGGCCGATGAGCAGCACCGCGCGCCGGTCGAGGCATTTGCCATCGAACCTGTGACCGAAAGCCTGGACGACGAAGACATGGAGGAGTTCGAAGTATGA